The Branchiostoma floridae strain S238N-H82 chromosome 7, Bfl_VNyyK, whole genome shotgun sequence region GACCGACCGCAGCCTGCAGCACCAGCTGTTCATCAGACTGTAACTGCTGCTGCAGAACCAGAGGCAGTGTTCCTCAGTATCTACCTTCAAGTATCACTAAACTTGACTTAAAATACAATAAGATTACAACCATCAGTCCATCTGCTTTCTCAAGATACAGGAGTTTGATAGTACTAAATCTGTCCCACAACCAAATAACAGAGATTCAGCAAGGTACATTTTCTAACCTACCACAGCTGCAAAAGTTGTATCTGCACTACAACCAAATAACCAACATCCAGCCTCGGGCATTTTCAGACATGTTACAGCTTAGAAACTTAATGCTGCACAACAACAAGATAAAAACCATTCAGCCAGGCGTACtttcaaacctgcccaagcttCAAATGTTGTTGCTGAACAATAACAAGATGACAACCATCCATCCCAGTATGGTCTCAGATCTCCCTCAGATCCAACTGTACTCTAGTCAAGTATTGTTAATGAATATCgtcaacaacccctggcagtgtgactgcagCATGCTTTCCTTAAGGATGAAAAGATCTATAAAAAAAGAGATAATTTGTTCTCAACCAGCCCGCTTACAAGGCCAAAAGCTGATAGATGTCAGTCGTAAAGATTTGATCTGTGAAAAGCCAAGAATTGTAAGCTTTCTGCCCACAACTACTACAAATGCTTCACCTCCTCCAGTAGGCACCACCAGTTCTTCAGACATGGCATCTTCACGTCAGTCGTGAAGATTTGATCTGTGAAAAGCCAAGAATGTAAAGCTTTCTGTCCACAACTACTACAAATGCTTCACCTCCTCCAGTAGGCACCACCAGTTCTTCAGACATTGCATCTTCTCCGACTTTTGCCATAcgtgtacatactggctctacACCCTCAGAACAGCTTGTGTCTTCTCCCACCTTCTCCCAGCCTGTATCTGTTGGCTCTACACCTCCAGAACAGCTTGTGTCTTCTCCCACTTTCTCCCAGCCTGTATCTGTTGGCTCTACTCCCTCAGAACAGTTTGAATCTGGTCCTACTTCATCTGTTTTTGTTCACTCTTTGCCTCCAGAAGAGCCTGAATCGCATCCCATTATTCCCATTGCCCCTATTGCTGGTGCAGCAGCCGGCACTGTCCTCATTGGTACCATGATTGTTCTCATAATCTGTTGGAAGAGATGGACCAGGAATCGCTCTGTTGGCCCAGACCCTGGTGTTGTGTCCAACAGCACAGACACTACAGCTACTGTAACAACTGGTGGTCATGACCAGATGGACCAGACACCATGactgctgtaacagttacagtaacaACCGCTGCATCATTaaaaagatttccaaaattaaaattaatgTACTCAGACACCACCACTGCTGTAACAAAGGGTTGTCATGACCCAAAAGATATATCATCATGGTCAGCAGGTGTTATAGTTGTTATCTTGGTTGTAGGAAAGAGTATAATGAtacgatttttaagactttatatccgtacacaaaaataaagagcttaccaacaagctttcgatcagtcctctgatccttctcaagttgtaatgacccaagacctaagtcgcacttccggaacaacttgagaaggatcagaggactgatcgaaNNNNNNNNNNNNNNNNNNNNNNNNNNNNNNNNNNNNNNNNNNNNNNNNNNNNNNNNNNNNNNNNNNNNNNNNNNNNNNNNNNNNNNNNNNNNNNNNNNNNCGAGCCAACGAAAATCTCCAGGGTACCCTGTATTGGTAAGTAATACTTTAATAAACGTTTTGGGGAAAATGGTGTGAGACCAAAAGGACAAATGTAAGAGCGAATGACTTACATACCATGACTTTCGCCACGTCGTTGGGGAACTCGTGAGTCAGGATGGTTGTTGCTGCAGTCGTGTGCGCAGAAACACCCAGGGCTTCCATAGACCGAATGGCAAAGCAGAACGCGATAAAAGTTGTTCCTTCCATGTACTCTAGCAACCTGTCAGATAGAGCcacatgtatataacatacaAGCGTGAAGGGTACACCATGGGACAGAATGTGGTACAATTTAGCAAAAGGCAATGGTCAAATCgatgggaagaaaaaaaacgtgaaCAGCCTTCTATGTAATCATGATAAAGCCTTTTACGATTGTCATGTTTGTTCTGCATTGTAGCATGCTGGGAAGAAGTTATCCACCACATGATATGTTACATTTACGTTGCTTTTTACGTTGTTTTGTAGACCCGCAGACTTACCCAAACAACAGCGAACAGCTCCCTGCCACAAACACTCCACTGATCAACACAAACCTCGATCCAACTGACGTGATCTAATAAGGAACAAATAGAAAGAGGAGACCAGTTTGGCATGGAAAGTTACTGGCAAGTTAAAcgtttattttcttacaaagaGGTAAGAGAGTAGGAGAGTAGAATCACCAGTATcaagaaagagaaataaaacCAATGACGTTATGATTCAAATGATAGATACTCACAAATTTGCCTAACACCAGCCCTCCTAGAAACTGGACTGCACTGAAACATCCGAATACAAATCCCACTGTAGTCTGCGAGGCCCCTCTCCGCAAAGCCTGAAGGGCGAGAAAATTAAGAACACCGTGAGCAGAGGCTAGAGCGCACACACTAGAGTTTGTCCTTCAGATGTTAGATTCGAAAGCTGCTGTCCTGTCTTCTGAACACAATCGATATCATAATCCCTTTATTTACATGCACACGCCAAAAGCAGTTTTGCCAGGTAAATCACACAGGATAAACCAAGCAAATATTGACACGCGTATGTAAATTTAGGTCAGACCAAGTCAGTATAAAATAGCGACCATGTGATTGTGTTTTATAGTGTTAGCAGGACTAGAGTGCAAATGCAATACCTGACGTATATAATTACCTCATTCGGAAAGAACGGCGTGATTATAGCGTAGCAGGCCATCCCCGAAAAGTTCAGAAAAGCGACACAGAAGAAGGACAGGATCTGTCTTTTTGATGCCCTCCCACAACTGAAGCCTTCTTTCTTCTCAGGGGTCTCTGTGCCATTTGCGACTGCTTCTGTGTATTCCTCCGTCACACTTCCGTATGTCACAACATCCGGGGTTCTGTCTGTGTCGAGCTGTACATGCCTTGAGCCGATATGTCCATTAAGCAAGCGTGACGTCTCGCTGCCGTCCTTCTCTTGCTCCATTATCCCGCCGTAGAAGGCGTTCTGGGGTTTTCTCTTGTACTTTGCCCCGCCCTTGTTGCAGTAagtaatcatgacgtcatcatcatgGTCCAGTTCACCTTTGTGCCTATATTCCAGTCCAGGTTGCTTAGTTACATTAAATGGCCTAGGTAAAGCTTGAGGGAAGAAGCAATTCTAACTTAACAAATTACTGATtacaatcttttgccaaacatctgcttttTTCTTGCAATTGCCACTGAATCGTCGTGACATCCTTGCGATTGCTCGTATGAGATCTTTAGATTTCACTACACATATGTGGACGACAGAAattgtaggtaatatgtcaaagatgaaagCCACTGAGACGTTAACAGTTTAGGTcggccattgttttgatttgcgtAACAATGACCGGGACGTAATGACACCTGCAAAATGCCGGAACGTTAGACTTTACAAGTGAGGGGCTtccacctttgacatattactagTACCTACCAGTCACCTGCACATATGTATGCAGAAGGAAATCTGCTAAAGAGCCACAGCTTGCCCCCAACATAGTGACGGTCAAGTGCAGACATATATGTTTGTACAGGGTAccgattttgacaaaaaaattcgTCAACTGTGAAGTCAATCGGGTCCGAACTCCTGCGTTTGAGCGATGGACGCAACATCCGTTTTCGACTATTCACAAATTTCAGTCCAGAACTGAGAATCTACGAACAAATATAAATGAGACTGACACGAGTTGGTCCGAAAGTCAAGTACAGTTTTTGTTATGGTTGACACATTTAACTTTTCTTTTCTCACAGAACTAAAACTTTTTGTGTGAATGCATCGATGCTATGCAAACAGGAACACAGGCAAAGATAATTACATTCAAAGTTCTAGTTATGTAATGATCTGAAATAACTTGATTCGATGTCGATAACAAGGTCACTGTATTCTGCAACAAAACCAATTGTTTGACAATAAAATTCAGCATTATGAATATGGTACATTCTAAAAAAAACGCTAGACAGACTTTCACTTTAGCATGAGATTTTCTTTATACAAGTAGCATCAATATCTATCTTATTTAACTTTCCGAAATAAGAATTATCCCGTTCACATTTGGATTTGCACAAAACAGAGTCTTTTGGATAGGTTACTAAGTACTTTGGGGACCTTATATGGCAGTGAGAGACTGTATAACACAAAATATTCGGTTCGAAGACCCAAGTACATAGTAATTCATGCTAGTAGCATCTGGCTCTCTCCATCGGTTGATACCACAAGGCAATCACTGAAAAGGTATAAAATTAAAGCAGATTCATGCCTGTTTAACTATAGATAATTTGTCAGTCACCCGACAACGATTAAAACTGCAGGTGGACCGACAGAAATGAACGGACGCAAAAATTATCCGTACAATcttcttttattgaaaaatacgtgtaaaatagaaataaaagcgCTAGGACAAAGTGGCAGCGTACTCAAGTCGTGCATAACTTATTTTAACTCAACCACTTGTATATAAATCTGATCATCAGGTATCCACTACATAGAGGCGATACATTAGCGATTTAAAAATATAACGTTCCTATGTGTATCGATCTTGAGAAATGACGTCTTCATGATATCACATATATAAGTGACGGTTAACgttgaaaaaaatcatgcagTGACAAAAATGGACATTCATTACACTAAACGGTCATTTATAACATGTCGATTTGAGGATGCCCTACATACCGCGTGGGAGTGAGGCAgccataatatacatgtagaaaccaGTACGATAACTATCTAGAAAGGAACGGACGGGTTTAAAGTGTTTATTGTACCAACGGAAACAGCTGCAGAGTCAAACGACATCTCGATGTAGTTGGCGTTAATTTGAAGACGTTATGTAAGTAACCCTTGAGCTTCCTCCTCAGTTGATGGTCCAGCATGGTATCTGCAGAAAGAGCGATACTCGTAAATCGACTGGTATATTAAAGCTGGCACCCCGAGTACCACCTCTTACCACTAGGCAACACTAGCAGCAGCGACCGCTCAGCCAACAAAGATTTGGCAGATCGCCTAATTAAGGAACATTTTCGTGTCTTTTGCGTTATATATTTACATCTTTCATCATACTCCAATAATCAAATTTAGCTGTTATACAAATCTAATGTTGGTCGCTGtcgcgatcaccgtctagtggaaagagggtagtgcaaaaacaaaatattgctGAACAACATATAAGTACTATAGAACTCTAGATAAAACATTAAACGAATGGATCTGACGAATCTTACCTCTCATACACGTTTTCACCGATGGTAAAAATGACCACCAGCAACATCTGCAATCCAAACGGTAGTAACAAGTTTTCAAGGACCATCAGAAGCAATTGCAGTGAAACAGTCGGT contains the following coding sequences:
- the LOC118419243 gene encoding MFS-type transporter SLC18B1-like — translated: MITYCNKGGAKYKRKPQNAFYGGIMEQEKDGSETSRLLNGHIGSRHVQLDTDRTPDVVTYGSVTEEYTEAVANGTETPEKKEGFSCGRASKRQILSFFCVAFLNFSGMACYAIITPFFPNEALRRGASQTTVGFVFGCFSAVQFLGGLVLGKFITSVGSRFVLISGVFVAGSCSLLFGLLEYMEGTTFIAFCFAIRSMEALGVSAHTTAATTILTHEFPNDVAKVMGTLEIFVDQIFTTDVKMPCLKNWWCLLEEVKHL